Proteins from a genomic interval of Macaca mulatta isolate MMU2019108-1 chromosome 18, T2T-MMU8v2.0, whole genome shotgun sequence:
- the LOC144336455 gene encoding LOW QUALITY PROTEIN: uncharacterized protein LOC144336455 (The sequence of the model RefSeq protein was modified relative to this genomic sequence to represent the inferred CDS: substituted 2 bases at 2 genomic stop codons) has product MGNVPPKAKMPLGCILENSDQFDPQTLRKKXLIFFCSTTWPQYPLQGGETWPPAGSMNYNSILQLDLFCRKEGKWSEVPHVQTFFSLRDNLQFCKKCDLCPTGSPQSLPPYPSTPLTPSPTNKDPPSTHSVQKEIDKGINNEPESANIPRLCPLQAVGGGQFGPARVHAPFSLSDLKQIKIDLGKFLDKPDGYIDVLQGLGXSFDLTWSDIMLLLNETLTPNERNATITAGPEYADLWYLSQVSDRMSTEKREGFPTGQQAVPSVDPHWDTESEHGDWCHRHVLTCMLGGLRKTRKKPMNYSMMSTITQGKEENPTAFLERLREALRKHISLLPAAIKGQLILKDKCITQSAADIRRKLLKSALGPEQNLETLLNFSTSVFYNRDQEEQKKTGIALGVLTQVRGTSLQPVAYVSKEIVVAKGWPRCLQVVAAVAVLVPEAVKTTQGRDRFLSCPGEEIYPVWISHDVNGILTAKGDLWLSHNCSLKYQALLLEGPVLQLRTCATLNPATFLTDNEEKIEHTCQLVIAQTYATRGDILEVPSTDPDLNLYTDGSSFVEKELRKRGIDSTYQMAKSLFTGPGLFKTIKQIVWAYEVCQRKNPLPYRQAPLGEQRTGITQEKTGN; this is encoded by the exons atgggaaatgTTCCCCCCAAGGCAAAAATGCCCCTAGGATGTATTCTGGAGAATTCGGACCAATTTGACCCTCAGACGCTAAGAAAGAAATGACTTATATTCTTCTGCAGTACCACCTGGCCACAATATCCTCTTCAAGGGGGAGAAACTTGGCCTCCTGCGGGAAGTATGAATTACAACAGCATCTTACAGCTAGACCTCTTCTgtagaaaagaaggcaaatggagtgaagtgCCACAtgtacaaactttcttttcattaagagacAACTTGCAATTCTGCAAAAAGTGTGATTTATGCCCTACAGGAAGCCCTCAGAGCCTACCTCCCTACCCTAGCACCCCCCTGACTCCTTCCCCAACTAATAAGGATCCCCCTTCAACCCATTCAGTCCAAAAGGAGATAGACAAAGGGATAAACAATGAACCAGAGAGTGCCAATATTCCCCGATTATGCCCCCTCCAGGCAGTGGGAGGAGGACAATTCGGCCCAGCCAGAGTGCATGCACCGTTTTCTCTCTCagacttaaagcaaattaaaatagacctagGTAAATTCTTGGATAAGCCTGATGGCtatattgatgttttacaagGGTTAGGATAATCCTTTGATCTGACATGGAGCGATATAATGTTACTGCTAAATGAGACACTAACCCCAAATGAGAGAAATGCCACCATAACTGCAGGCCCAGAGTATGCCGATCTCTGGTATCTCAGTCAGGTCAGTGATAGGATGtcaacagagaaaagagaaggattccccacaggccagcaggcCGTTCCCAGTGTAGACCCTCACTGGGACACAGAATCAGAACATGGAGATTGGTGCCACAGACATGTTTTAACTTGCATGCTAGGAGgactaaggaaaactaggaagaagcctatgaattattcaatgatgtccactataacacagggaaaggaagaaaatcctactgcctttctggagagactaagggaggcaCTGAGGAAGCATATCTCCCTGTTACCTGCCGCTATTAAAGGCCAGCTAATTCTAAAGGATAAGTGTATCACTCAGTCAGCTGCAGACATTAGGAGAAAACTTCTAAAGTCTGCCTTAGGCCCAgagcaaaacttagaaaccctATTGAACTTTTCAACCTCggttttttataatagagatcagGAGGAGCAG aaaaaaacaggaatagcTCTAGGAGTCCTTACACAGGTCCGAGGGACGAGCTTGCAACCCGTGGCATACGTGAGTAAAGAAATTGTAGTGGCAAAGGGTTGGCCTCGTTGTTTACAGGTAGTGGCGGCAGTAGCAGTGTTAGTACCTGAAGCTGTTAAAACAACACAGGGAAGAGATCGCTTCCTGTCCTGTCCAGGGGAAGAGATATATCCTGTGTGGATatctcatgatgtaaatggcatactcACTGCTAAGGGAGACTTGTGGCTGTCACACAACTGTTCACTTAAATATCAGGCTTTATTACTTGAAGGGCCAGTGCTGCAACTGCGCACTTGTGCAACTCTCAACCCAGCCACATTTCTTacagacaatgaagaaaagatagaacataCCTGTCAACTAGTAATTGCTCAAACCTATGCCACTCGAGGGGACATTTTAGAGGTTCCCTCGACTGATCCCGACCTCAACTTGTACACTGATGGAagttcctttgtagaaaaagAACTACGAAAACGGG GCATTGATAGCACCTATCAGATGGCCAAATCATTATTTACTGgaccaggccttttcaaaactatcaagcagaTAGTCTGGGCCTATGAAGTGTGCCAAAGAAAGAATCCCCTGCCTTATCGACAAGCTCCTTTAGGAGAACAAAGAACAGGCATTACCCAGGAGAAGACTGGCAACTAG